Proteins encoded by one window of Desulfobulbaceae bacterium:
- a CDS encoding DUF2062 domain-containing protein: protein MNKFQRVLRYYKLRFLRLKGDPKHLARGAALGIFIGITPTIPLHTIAILIAAPLFRANLIAAFLTSVAFCNPLTYFPQYYLSWLIGNALTPYNLTWARIKGVLDIVLSGSGIQDKLIALSELGVDTVIVLCLGGTILAIPFTVAGYILTYKLFKKLQHKRKYKKQPDYFS from the coding sequence ATGAACAAGTTCCAGCGAGTTCTTCGGTATTACAAGCTGCGCTTCCTCCGCCTGAAAGGCGATCCCAAACATCTTGCCCGGGGAGCGGCCTTAGGGATATTCATCGGCATTACCCCGACGATCCCGCTCCATACCATCGCCATCCTGATCGCCGCACCACTTTTCCGCGCCAACCTCATTGCCGCCTTTCTCACCAGTGTCGCCTTCTGCAACCCGCTGACCTACTTTCCCCAATACTACCTTTCCTGGCTGATTGGCAACGCGCTCACCCCGTACAATCTCACCTGGGCGCGGATCAAAGGGGTCTTGGACATCGTCCTTTCCGGGTCAGGAATCCAGGATAAACTGATTGCCCTCTCTGAACTCGGAGTTGACACGGTGATTGTCCTCTGCCTGGGAGGGACAATCCTCGCTATTCCCTTTACCGTGGCAGGCTATATCCTGACCTACAAACTCTTCAAGAAACTCCAGCATAAACGAAAATACAAGAAGCAGCCAGACTACTTTTCTTAA
- the rsmA gene encoding ribosomal RNA small subunit methyltransferase A, whose protein sequence is MPTRSTIKNILKDQHLAPKKRFGQNFLVNEQIVETILDRAAPDKEDTIIEFGVGLGSLTIPLAKRVKQVIGIEIDSGIVQWHTEQATLPDNVSLIHEDLLKTDLARLAADCGGRLKIIANLPYSISNPVLFKMIENKDHIASAVIMLQKEVADRLCAQPRTKAYGVLSVLLGTCATIEPLLKIGPDHFHPRPKVDSMVIRITFQAQPFPPGTEGTWSPTLLKALVKVAFQQRRKTIVNALSSGAVRTNDKKIISQYLNRAGIAPTRRPDQLSVQEYIALSQAYDKGEADA, encoded by the coding sequence ATGCCGACACGCAGCACGATTAAAAATATCCTCAAGGATCAACATCTGGCCCCCAAAAAACGCTTCGGCCAGAACTTCCTGGTCAACGAACAGATCGTCGAGACTATCCTGGACCGGGCAGCGCCAGACAAAGAGGACACTATCATCGAATTCGGGGTCGGCCTCGGTTCGCTCACCATCCCTCTGGCCAAACGAGTAAAACAGGTCATCGGCATTGAGATTGACTCAGGCATCGTCCAATGGCACACGGAGCAGGCAACTCTGCCTGACAATGTTTCCCTTATCCATGAGGACCTGCTCAAAACCGACCTTGCCCGCTTGGCGGCGGACTGTGGCGGACGCTTGAAGATTATCGCCAACCTTCCTTACTCCATCTCCAATCCGGTATTATTCAAGATGATCGAAAATAAGGACCACATCGCCTCTGCCGTCATCATGCTGCAAAAGGAAGTAGCAGACCGCCTGTGCGCCCAACCACGAACCAAGGCATACGGAGTGCTGTCGGTGCTCCTCGGCACCTGCGCCACAATAGAACCTCTACTCAAAATCGGCCCAGACCACTTCCATCCCCGACCGAAGGTTGACTCAATGGTCATCCGCATCACCTTCCAGGCACAACCGTTCCCTCCCGGAACCGAAGGGACATGGTCTCCAACCCTGCTGAAAGCACTGGTCAAGGTGGCCTTCCAGCAGCGCCGAAAAACGATTGTCAACGCCCTGTCAAGTGGTGCCGTCCGCACCAACGACAAGAAAATCATCAGCCAATATCTTAACCGGGCAGGCATTGCCCCCACCCGCCGCCCTGATCAACTCTCAGTCCAAGAGTATATCGCCTTGAGCCAGGCCTACGACAAGGGAGAAGCTGATGCATAA